In Oscillospiraceae bacterium, a single genomic region encodes these proteins:
- a CDS encoding helix-turn-helix transcriptional regulator has protein sequence MSVKNFEIAQRMKEIRELSGYSMVDLAKAMQMEPSEYAEYESGKLSIPVSLLYDVCNVLEISMTELLTGEKAKLHNYSVVRKNNGLEVERTAGYKYQNLAHSFNGRKIEPLLVTVEPVPDGEPMHLNDHNGQEYHYCVEGRMLVRIGEHEVIINEGDSLYFNSALPHGMKALDNKPSKLLVIVI, from the coding sequence ATGTCAGTTAAAAATTTTGAAATTGCTCAGCGTATGAAAGAAATCAGAGAGCTTTCCGGCTATTCTATGGTTGACCTTGCAAAAGCTATGCAGATGGAGCCTTCGGAATATGCCGAGTACGAAAGCGGAAAGCTGTCAATTCCCGTCAGCCTTCTCTACGATGTATGCAACGTTCTTGAAATCAGTATGACCGAGCTTCTTACAGGTGAAAAAGCAAAGCTTCACAACTACTCTGTTGTAAGAAAAAATAACGGTCTTGAGGTCGAAAGAACTGCAGGCTATAAATATCAAAATCTTGCTCATTCTTTCAACGGTCGAAAAATAGAGCCTCTTTTGGTTACTGTTGAGCCTGTGCCTGACGGTGAACCTATGCATTTAAACGACCATAACGGACAGGAATATCACTATTGCGTTGAAGGACGTATGCTTGTGCGAATAGGAGAGCACGAGGTAATTATAAATGAGGGTGACTCCCTCTATTTCAACTCCGCATTACCTCACGGAATGAAGGCTCTTGACAATAAGCCCTCCAAGCTTTTAGTTATTGTTATTTAA
- a CDS encoding 2-oxoglutarate oxidoreductase, with protein MAVVFERPKALLDVSTHYCPGCTHGIIHRLVAECLDELDLTGKAIGVAPVGCSVLAYDYFACDMIEAPHGRAPAVATGVKRAKPDNFVFTYQGDGDLAAIGTAETVHVATRGENVTIIFINNAIYGMTGGQMAPTTLPGQVTQTTPYGRDTSKAGFPVRVCEMLSTLDGVAYAERTAIDGIGGITKTKAAIKKAFETQIAGKGFSIVEVLSTCPTNWGLAPKDAIQWLKDNMIPYYPLGVYKDKTNE; from the coding sequence ATGGCTGTTGTATTTGAAAGACCGAAAGCTTTATTAGATGTTTCAACACATTACTGCCCCGGCTGTACTCACGGTATTATTCACCGTCTGGTTGCTGAGTGTCTTGATGAGCTTGATTTAACAGGAAAGGCTATCGGCGTTGCGCCTGTAGGCTGTTCTGTATTGGCATATGATTATTTTGCTTGTGATATGATTGAGGCTCCTCACGGACGTGCTCCTGCAGTTGCTACAGGCGTTAAACGTGCAAAGCCCGACAACTTTGTATTTACATATCAGGGTGACGGTGACTTAGCGGCTATCGGTACTGCTGAAACAGTACATGTTGCTACAAGAGGCGAAAATGTTACTATAATATTTATAAACAATGCAATTTACGGTATGACCGGCGGTCAGATGGCTCCTACCACTCTTCCCGGTCAGGTAACACAGACTACTCCTTACGGAAGAGATACCTCAAAAGCAGGCTTCCCTGTAAGAGTTTGTGAGATGCTTTCTACTCTTGACGGCGTTGCTTACGCTGAAAGAACTGCTATTGACGGCATCGGCGGTATTACAAAGACAAAAGCGGCTATCAAAAAGGCTTTTGAAACCCAGATTGCAGGAAAAGGCTTCTCAATAGTTGAAGTATTGTCAACCTGTCCTACCAACTGGGGACTTGCTCCCAAGGATGCTATCCAATGGCTAAAGGACAATATGATTCCTTATTATCCCTTGGGCGTATACAAGGATAAAACCAACGAATAA
- the vorB gene encoding 3-methyl-2-oxobutanoate dehydrogenase subunit VorB: MSEKVLMKGNEAVAEAAIRSGCKHFFGYPITPQTEVAAYMAKKLPKINGVFLQAESEVAAINMVLGCASTGTRVMTSSSSPGISLKTEGISYIAGSDLPCVILNIQRGGPGLGGIQPSQADYFQATKALGHGDAYTLVFAPSSVQEMVDLVQEAFDLADLYRMPALILGDGVLGQMMEPVEFKERTPRELPAKDWAVTGTENKRDHNVINSLYLQPDQLEKTVVDRFKRYEIIKENEVMVEEDYSADDEIIVVSYGATSRIVKSAVKTARDKGLKVGMIRPITLWPFPEKQIAKAADTAKTFLTVEMSMGQMIDDVKLAVNGKCPVEFFGRTGGIIPSPAEILEQIEKLSGGIK, from the coding sequence ATGTCGGAAAAAGTTTTAATGAAAGGAAACGAAGCTGTTGCCGAGGCTGCTATCAGAAGCGGCTGTAAGCATTTCTTCGGATATCCTATTACTCCTCAAACTGAGGTTGCCGCATATATGGCAAAAAAATTACCTAAAATAAACGGCGTGTTTTTACAGGCTGAAAGTGAAGTTGCAGCTATAAATATGGTTTTAGGCTGTGCATCTACAGGAACAAGAGTTATGACCTCTTCCTCTTCTCCCGGAATTTCACTTAAAACAGAGGGTATTTCATACATAGCAGGAAGCGACCTTCCTTGTGTAATTCTTAACATTCAGAGAGGCGGCCCCGGCTTAGGCGGTATTCAGCCCTCTCAGGCCGATTATTTCCAGGCTACAAAGGCTTTAGGACACGGCGATGCTTATACCTTAGTATTTGCGCCTTCCTCTGTTCAGGAAATGGTTGACCTTGTTCAAGAGGCTTTTGACCTTGCTGACCTTTACAGAATGCCTGCTCTTATTTTGGGCGACGGCGTTTTAGGTCAGATGATGGAGCCTGTTGAATTTAAAGAGAGAACTCCCCGTGAGCTTCCCGCTAAGGATTGGGCTGTTACAGGTACAGAAAATAAAAGAGACCATAACGTTATCAATTCTCTTTATTTACAGCCTGACCAATTGGAAAAGACTGTAGTTGACAGATTTAAGAGATACGAAATAATTAAAGAAAATGAAGTAATGGTAGAAGAGGATTACTCTGCCGATGATGAAATTATCGTTGTTTCATACGGCGCTACCTCAAGAATTGTAAAGAGCGCAGTTAAGACAGCAAGAGATAAGGGACTCAAGGTTGGTATGATAAGACCTATCACTCTTTGGCCCTTCCCCGAAAAGCAAATTGCAAAGGCTGCTGATACTGCTAAGACCTTCCTTACTGTTGAAATGAGTATGGGACAGATGATTGACGATGTTAAACTCGCAGTAAACGGAAAATGTCCCGTTGAATTCTTCGGAAGAACAGGCGGTATTATTCCCTCTCCCGCAGAAATTCTTGAACAGATCGAAAAACTATCCGGAGGTATAAAATAA
- a CDS encoding acetyl-CoA synthetase encodes MRVAEKFANMSFESYEDFKKNFKINIPENFNFARDVIDDYAQNAPDQKALVWCNDEGQEKIFTFSDISRLSKKAANALRSLGIKKGDRVLLMVKRRYQYWYINPAICRLGAVIIPATHQLTEKDIKYRIQKANVSLIIVANDPYLTNALNDLKPQMPDVKMATISGKCDGFIDFDELVEKASEDFVEPTGDEMPKNNDLMLLYFTSGTTGMPKMVAHNFVYPLGHILTAGFWQNLKETDLHLSLADTGWAKCSWGKLYGQWIMGAAVFVYDYESKFQPIEIAQMIEKYHITTFCAPPTVFRFLIKEDLSGIDLSSLRATYNAGESLNPEVYRQWYNLTGIKLREGFGQTETPVIVACFPWFEPRPGSMGKPSPILNAKLINPRGEICEVGEEGEICIDLKNGIPTGVFYEYHEEKEMTSSVMFDGLYHTGDVAWCDEDGYFWFIGRSDDVIKSSGYRIGPFEVESALVEHPAVLETAITAVPDPVRGQIVKATIVLANGYTPSEELKVELQQHVKRVTAPYKYPRIIEFVNELPKTISGKIRRVQIRNEDAEK; translated from the coding sequence ATGAGAGTTGCTGAAAAATTTGCCAATATGAGCTTTGAAAGCTATGAGGATTTCAAGAAAAATTTCAAAATAAATATCCCCGAAAATTTCAATTTTGCCCGTGATGTCATTGACGATTACGCTCAAAATGCTCCTGACCAAAAAGCTTTGGTTTGGTGCAACGACGAAGGACAAGAGAAAATTTTCACCTTTTCGGACATTTCAAGGCTTTCAAAGAAAGCTGCAAATGCGCTTCGCTCTTTGGGAATTAAAAAAGGCGACAGAGTTTTGCTTATGGTTAAAAGACGCTATCAATATTGGTACATAAACCCTGCCATTTGCAGACTTGGCGCCGTTATTATCCCCGCCACTCATCAGCTTACCGAAAAGGATATAAAATACCGTATACAAAAGGCTAACGTAAGCCTTATCATCGTTGCAAATGACCCTTATCTGACTAATGCTTTAAATGATTTAAAGCCTCAGATGCCAGACGTTAAAATGGCTACAATAAGCGGAAAATGCGACGGTTTTATAGATTTTGATGAGCTTGTCGAAAAAGCTTCCGAGGACTTTGTTGAGCCTACCGGCGATGAAATGCCTAAAAATAACGACCTTATGCTTTTGTATTTCACGTCAGGTACAACAGGTATGCCTAAAATGGTTGCTCATAACTTTGTTTATCCTTTAGGACATATTTTGACTGCTGGCTTCTGGCAAAATCTTAAAGAAACCGACCTGCATCTTTCCTTAGCCGATACAGGCTGGGCAAAATGCTCCTGGGGCAAGCTTTACGGACAGTGGATTATGGGTGCTGCCGTATTTGTTTATGACTATGAGTCCAAATTCCAGCCTATTGAAATTGCTCAGATGATAGAAAAATATCATATAACAACATTTTGCGCACCCCCTACAGTTTTCCGTTTCCTTATTAAAGAGGACCTTTCGGGAATTGACCTTTCCTCTTTAAGAGCTACCTATAACGCAGGCGAATCCCTCAACCCCGAGGTTTACAGACAATGGTACAACCTTACAGGAATTAAGCTTCGTGAAGGCTTTGGACAAACGGAAACTCCCGTTATCGTTGCTTGTTTCCCTTGGTTTGAGCCAAGACCCGGCTCTATGGGTAAGCCCTCCCCTATTCTCAACGCTAAGCTTATAAATCCGAGAGGAGAAATTTGCGAGGTTGGTGAAGAGGGAGAAATATGTATTGACTTAAAGAACGGTATTCCTACCGGTGTATTTTATGAATACCACGAGGAAAAGGAAATGACCTCCTCCGTTATGTTTGACGGCTTATATCACACAGGCGACGTTGCCTGGTGCGATGAGGATGGATATTTCTGGTTCATCGGCCGTTCCGACGACGTTATAAAATCTTCGGGCTACAGAATAGGACCTTTCGAGGTTGAATCGGCACTTGTTGAACATCCTGCTGTACTTGAAACTGCCATAACAGCTGTTCCCGACCCTGTAAGAGGACAAATAGTTAAAGCAACTATCGTTCTTGCCAACGGATACACTCCTTCAGAAGAGCTTAAGGTTGAGCTTCAGCAACACGTTAAAAGAGTTACTGCTCCTTACAAATATCCCAGAATAATAGAATTTGTAAATGAGCTTCCCAAAACAATTTCCGGTAAAATAAGACGTGTTCAGATACGTAACGAAGATGCAGAGAAATAG
- a CDS encoding 2-oxoacid:ferredoxin oxidoreductase subunit gamma: protein MSTHTFVLAGFGGQGVLFIGKVISYSGMVDNKEVSWLPSYGPAMRGGTANCSVTVSDEPIGSPLVLNPKNLIALNLPSFDAFEAKVEAGGMIFADSSLIDKKSSRTDVTAFYIPATQLALDNGLKGLANMIIFGKMLKETGFTTIETVKKALEKCIPPKKADMLELNIKAIEIGYNY from the coding sequence ATGAGTACTCATACATTTGTTCTCGCCGGTTTTGGCGGTCAAGGCGTTCTTTTTATCGGAAAGGTTATTTCCTATTCCGGAATGGTAGACAATAAGGAAGTTTCCTGGCTTCCTTCATACGGACCTGCTATGCGCGGAGGTACAGCTAACTGTTCTGTTACTGTTTCCGACGAGCCTATCGGTTCTCCTCTTGTTTTAAATCCCAAAAATCTTATCGCTCTCAATCTTCCCTCTTTCGATGCTTTTGAAGCAAAGGTTGAAGCAGGCGGAATGATTTTTGCTGACAGCTCACTTATCGACAAAAAGAGCAGCAGAACAGACGTTACAGCTTTTTATATTCCTGCTACACAGCTTGCTCTTGACAACGGCTTAAAAGGCCTTGCAAATATGATTATTTTCGGAAAAATGCTTAAAGAAACAGGCTTTACAACTATAGAAACAGTTAAAAAAGCTTTGGAAAAATGTATTCCTCCGAAAAAAGCTGATATGCTTGAGCTTAATATAAAAGCTATTGAAATCGGATACAATTATTAA
- a CDS encoding 4Fe-4S dicluster domain-containing protein — protein MAKVSFFEDKCKGCELCVTVCPKKIIKMERNKLNAKGYNPANVSQEDMVNCIGCAMCARMCPDCVIVVEK, from the coding sequence ATGGCAAAAGTAAGCTTTTTTGAGGACAAGTGCAAGGGCTGTGAGCTTTGCGTTACAGTATGTCCCAAAAAAATAATCAAAATGGAAAGAAACAAGCTGAATGCAAAAGGATATAATCCGGCAAATGTCAGTCAAGAGGATATGGTAAACTGCATAGGTTGCGCTATGTGTGCAAGAATGTGTCCCGACTGCGTAATTGTTGTTGAAAAATAG